The following coding sequences are from one Nicotiana tabacum cultivar K326 chromosome 1, ASM71507v2, whole genome shotgun sequence window:
- the LOC107789505 gene encoding adenine nucleotide transporter BT1, chloroplastic/mitochondrial, protein MDRKEMQVLECKRDGNLCNSQLGFQWSLQDSNFVPVGGLFASVGQMGSMGFGVSSPNNSNSRDENGGFKLPYFDLYMKYLSFPEIVGHGEEEEGVLKKKKKKKGGLKIKFKVANPSLRRLISGAIAGAISRTAVAPLETIRTHLMVGSSGHSSTEVFNNIMNTEGWTGLFRGNLVNVIRVAPSKAVELFAYDTVNKNLSPKLGEQPKIPIPASLVAGACAGVSSTLLTYPLELVKTRLTIQREVYDGLFDAFVKILKEGGPGELYRGLTPSLIGVIPYAATNYFAYDTLRKAYRKIFKEEKIGNIETLLIGSAAGAISSSATFPLEVARKHMQVGAVSGRVVYKNVIHALASILEKEGIQGLYKGLGPSCMKLVPAAGISFMCYEACKRILIEAENEE, encoded by the exons ATGGATAGAAAGGAAATGCAAGTGTTGGAGTGTAAAAGAGATGGGAATTTGTGTAATTCTCAGTTGGGGTTTCAATGGAGTCTCCAAGATTCAAACTTTGTTCCTGTTGGTGGTTTATTTGCATCAGTTGGTCAGATGGGAAGTATGGGTTTTGGTGTTTCATCACCTAATAATTCGAATTCCCGGGACGAAAATGGTGGATTTAAGTTACCTTATTTTGATTTGTATATGAAGTATTTGTCATTCCCTGAGATTGTAGGCCATGGAGAGGAGGAAGAGGgggttttgaagaagaagaagaagaagaaaggtggGCTTAAGATTAAGTTTAAGGTGGCAAATCCTTCATTAAGGAGGTTAATTAGTGGTGCAATTGCCGGGGCGATATCTAGGACAGCTGTAGCTCCATTGGAGACAATAAGGACACATTTGATGGTTGGAAGTAGTGGGCATTCTTCTACTGAGGTGTTCAATAATATTATGAATACTGAAGGATGGACTGGATTGTTTAGGGGTAACTTGGTTAATGTGATCCGAGTTGCGCCTAGCAAAGCTGTAGAG CTTTTTGCATATGATACTGTTAACAAGAACTTGTCACCTAAACTCGGAGAGCAACCCAAAATTCCAATTCCTGCTTCATTAGTTGCAGGAGCCTGTGCCGGAGTCAGCTCTACTTTACTGACATATCCTCTCGAGCTAGTCAAGACTCGATTGACGATTCAG AGAGAAGTTTACGATGGTTTATTTGATGCATTCGTAAAAATATTGAAAGAGGGTGGGCCTGGTGAGCTCTATAGAGGTCTCACTCCTAGTCTTATTGGAGTCATTCCCTATGCCGCCACAAACTACTTTGCGTATGATACATTGCGGAAAGCTTACAGAAAGATTTTCAAAGAAGAAAAGATCGGAAACATAGAGACACTTCTGATTGGATCAGCAGCAGGTGCTATATCTAGCAGTGCAACGTTTCCTTTAGAGGTGGCTCGTAAGCATATGCAGGTGGGCGCTGTTAGTGGAAGAGTAGTTTACAAGAATGTAATTCATGCTCTTGCCAGTATACTTGAAAAGGAGGGGATTCAGGGGTTGTATAAAGGCCTCGGTCCGAGCTGCATGAAGTTAGTTCCTGCAGCAGGAATATCTTTCATGTGTTATGAAGCATGCAAGAGGATATTGATAGAGGCAGAGAATGAAGAGTAA